One Phaseolus vulgaris cultivar G19833 chromosome 4, P. vulgaris v2.0, whole genome shotgun sequence DNA window includes the following coding sequences:
- the LOC137837720 gene encoding embryo-specific protein ATS3B-like isoform X2 — MMKQLLLFFCCASALTLSVTDSKSDSLQALSDSFSFGYIQTKTPANCSYLVNISTSCSSPKFTWEKIGIAFGDAYGNKVNKTRLDGPVSRTFEQCSFDVFEINGACVSHICYVYLYRSGAVEDWKPQTLKIYCNNTWFLTHYFFNFSLPDATWYGSHWCDDIPPRHLYPEKWLSLQKWLVFLMLW, encoded by the exons ATGATGAAGCagcttcttcttttcttctgctGTGCCTCTGCTCTAACTCTTTCAGTAACAGACTCCAAATCTGATTCTCTTCAAGCTCTTTCTGATTCCTTCTCTTTTGGCTATATTCAG ACGAAGACCCCAGCGAACTGTTCTTACCTTGTAAATATATCTACAAGTTGTTCATCACCCAAGTTCACATGGGAGAAGATCGGAATTGCTTTTGGAGATGCTTATGGCAATAAG GTAAACAAAACAAGATTAGACGGTCCAGTATCAAGGACATTCGAGCAATGTTCTTTTGATGTATTTGAGATAAATGGGGCATGTGTATCTCATATTTGTTATGTATACCTATATAGATCTGGTGCAGTGGAAGATTGGAAACCTCAAACCCTGAAAATCTATTGCAACAACACATGGTTTCTCACtcactatttttttaacttctCCCTCCCTGATGCTACCTGGTATGGCTCTCATTGGTGTGATGATATTCCTCCACGCCACCTATATCCTGAGAAATGGCTTTCTCTTCAGAAATGGCTTGTTTTTTTGATGCTATGGTAA
- the LOC137837720 gene encoding embryo-specific protein ATS3B-like isoform X1, whose product MMKQLLLFFCCASALTLSVTDSKSDSLQALSDSFSFGYIQTKTPANCSYLVNISTSCSSPKFTWEKIGIAFGDAYGNKQVNKTRLDGPVSRTFEQCSFDVFEINGACVSHICYVYLYRSGAVEDWKPQTLKIYCNNTWFLTHYFFNFSLPDATWYGSHWCDDIPPRHLYPEKWLSLQKWLVFLMLW is encoded by the exons ATGATGAAGCagcttcttcttttcttctgctGTGCCTCTGCTCTAACTCTTTCAGTAACAGACTCCAAATCTGATTCTCTTCAAGCTCTTTCTGATTCCTTCTCTTTTGGCTATATTCAG ACGAAGACCCCAGCGAACTGTTCTTACCTTGTAAATATATCTACAAGTTGTTCATCACCCAAGTTCACATGGGAGAAGATCGGAATTGCTTTTGGAGATGCTTATGGCAATAAG cAGGTAAACAAAACAAGATTAGACGGTCCAGTATCAAGGACATTCGAGCAATGTTCTTTTGATGTATTTGAGATAAATGGGGCATGTGTATCTCATATTTGTTATGTATACCTATATAGATCTGGTGCAGTGGAAGATTGGAAACCTCAAACCCTGAAAATCTATTGCAACAACACATGGTTTCTCACtcactatttttttaacttctCCCTCCCTGATGCTACCTGGTATGGCTCTCATTGGTGTGATGATATTCCTCCACGCCACCTATATCCTGAGAAATGGCTTTCTCTTCAGAAATGGCTTGTTTTTTTGATGCTATGGTAA
- the LOC137838854 gene encoding uncharacterized protein: protein MDTWNVGETSLSEHEEPIIRDIVDDISEDGENYDFDLDDEDQFNRSSSQYIPSNSQSEHNIDRDLNEHMCFMSKEATLNAIKQYHIDNGYKFVVVESKPDRYVARCIHREGGCQWRLRASFSKIRSQWEIKKIDAQHSCLSTNLSADHVNLDSTHIASMVLTSVKANPSVRIKSLIAEIKNLYGYTITYRKAWLGKQKALALAFGDWEQSYNDHPRWLEAVKESNPGTIVQYIASPCMVDGAQDNSCYTLDRVFWSFKPCIDGFNFC from the coding sequence ATGGACACGTGGAATGTCGGTGAAACGTCACTAAGCGAACATGAAGAACCAATAATTAGAGACATCGTGGACGACATAAGTGAAGATGGAGAGAACTACGACTTTGATTTGGATGATGAAGATCAGTTCAACAGATCTTCTTCACAGTATATTCCGTCTAACAGTCAATCCGAACATAACATTGACCGCGACCTCAATGAACACATGTGTTTCATGTCAAAGGAGGCGACATTGAATGCCATAAAACAATACCACATAGACAATGGTTACAAATTTGTTGTCGTGGAATCAAAGCCAGACAGATATGTCGCTCGGTGCATACATCGTGAGGGAGGGTGCCAATGGAGATTACGTGCATCTTTTAGTAAAATCCGAAGTCAATGGGAGATAAAGAAAATTGATGCACAACATAGTTGTTTGTCAACAAATCTTTCGGCAGACCATGTTAATTTGGACTCAACCCATATTGCGTCCATGGTGTTGACTTCAGTAAAAGCAAACCCTTCTGTCCGAATTAAAAGCTTAATtgcagaaataaaaaatttgtatggCTATACTATCACATATAGAAAAGCTTGGTTGGGAAAACAGAAAGCTCTTGCTTTGGCATTTGGCGATTGGGAACAATCCTACAATGATCATCCTAGATGGTTGGAAGCAGTAAAAGAGAGCAATCCGGGGACAATTGTGCAGTATATTGCTTCtccttgtatggttgatggtgCTCAAGACAATTCTTGTTACACGTTGGATCGTGTGTTTTGGTCTTTCAAGCCTTGTATCGATGGTTTCAATTTTTGCTAG